A section of the Nitrospira sp. genome encodes:
- the rph gene encoding ribonuclease PH, translating into MASGAGLGRIDGRRRDQIRPVKVTRNFTKHAEGSVLIEMGDTKVICTASIEDKVPPFLKGKGAGWVTAEYAMLPRATHDRSPRESVKGKQGGRTLEIQRLVGRALRAVIDTSRLGERTIWIDCDVIQADGGTRTASITGSFIALADAVGVLKKKDLIKVNPLTDYLAAISIGKVGGQVMVDLAYEEDSHAEVDLNLVMTGAGQYVEVQGTAEKTPFNKKDMDEFLDLGWGAIRELVDLQKSLIGALS; encoded by the coding sequence ATGGCGAGCGGAGCAGGGCTAGGTCGAATCGATGGCCGTCGGCGGGATCAGATCCGTCCGGTCAAAGTGACGCGCAATTTTACAAAACATGCCGAGGGCTCCGTCTTGATCGAAATGGGGGACACCAAGGTCATTTGCACGGCGTCGATTGAAGATAAAGTTCCGCCGTTTTTGAAGGGTAAGGGCGCCGGCTGGGTGACAGCCGAATATGCCATGTTGCCTCGCGCCACGCATGATCGTTCGCCCCGGGAATCGGTCAAGGGTAAGCAGGGCGGCCGCACGTTGGAGATTCAGCGGTTGGTGGGACGTGCCCTCCGCGCGGTTATTGATACATCGCGTTTGGGCGAGCGGACCATCTGGATCGATTGTGATGTGATTCAAGCCGATGGTGGAACCCGCACGGCTTCTATTACCGGCTCCTTTATTGCCCTCGCGGATGCCGTGGGAGTGCTGAAGAAAAAGGACTTGATCAAGGTTAATCCGTTGACCGATTACCTGGCGGCCATCAGTATCGGCAAGGTCGGGGGGCAGGTCATGGTGGACCTGGCCTACGAAGAAGACTCGCATGCCGAGGTGGATTTGAATCTGGTGATGACCGGCGCCGGGCAGTATGTCGAGGTGCAGGGGACGGCTGAAAAGACGCCGTTCAATAAGAAAGATATGGATGAGTTTCTCGACCTCGGTTGGGGCGCGATCCGTGAATTGGTCGATTTGCAAAAGTCGTTGATCGGCGCGCTGAGTTAA
- a CDS encoding XTP/dITP diphosphatase: MQIVLATRNQHKKQELVALLGGMDITIRTLDDFPDAPDVVEDGETCEANAMKKAVEIARYTGLPAVADDTGLEVDALGGRPGAFAARYAGEHASYEDNCRKLLNELQGVPVENRGARFVTVAAIAFLSGKTISTKGVLEGRIAEEPAGSRGFGYDPVFFLPEYHQTLAQLSPDVKNRISHRARAFTQARTLLEQMMTEQNSVGA; encoded by the coding sequence ATGCAGATCGTGCTGGCGACCAGGAATCAGCATAAGAAGCAGGAGCTGGTTGCCCTGTTAGGCGGTATGGACATCACGATCCGTACCCTGGACGATTTTCCCGACGCGCCGGACGTGGTGGAGGACGGCGAGACCTGTGAAGCCAACGCGATGAAAAAGGCGGTCGAGATCGCCCGGTATACGGGTTTGCCGGCGGTGGCAGATGATACCGGCCTCGAAGTCGATGCCCTTGGCGGGCGTCCCGGTGCCTTTGCCGCGAGGTATGCTGGAGAACATGCCAGCTATGAAGACAATTGCCGGAAGTTATTGAACGAGCTTCAGGGTGTTCCGGTAGAAAATCGAGGTGCCCGCTTTGTGACCGTGGCGGCCATTGCGTTTCTTTCCGGCAAGACCATCTCGACTAAAGGGGTGTTAGAGGGACGCATTGCCGAAGAGCCGGCGGGCTCCCGTGGTTTCGGGTATGATCCGGTCTTTTTTCTGCCGGAGTATCATCAGACTCTGGCCCAACTGTCGCCGGATGTGAAAAATCGAATCAGCCATCGAGCCCGGGCCTTTACCCAAGCCAGGACTCTTCTTGAGCAGATGATGACGGAACAGAACTCAGTCGGGGCGTAG
- a CDS encoding site-specific integrase, translating to MNGREKWFRATNKSQAKALYGRLKAEAREETYFPEKYKKTKQVTLRAWIARHLEGCSNRSVANSRRHGRFWSLLLGNRTLRDISTEDLRRIQAQLKARYDLKKANGTRRKAPPTINRYFSYLRHVLTLAVNDGKIDRNPMSGVKFFPEAIKTRFLTDDEIARLRHLMEPRVWEMVAFAIETGLRRSEQFNLRWSQIDMENRVLSLPMPKGSKSRYVPLTDGVCALLSRWDSFTKSPFVFPAKDPLKPLDARSFVRWHFDPMLRRAGIVGASWHSLRHTAATRRVLSGASLYGVQQLLGHRDIKTTARYSHLTPGFMQETVAKGSLFTSPLESQAEVRTGSKTGSGLSKLGGTASQPVDFVVRPVGIEPTTLSLEG from the coding sequence ATGAACGGCCGGGAAAAATGGTTCCGTGCCACCAACAAGAGCCAAGCGAAAGCGCTGTATGGTCGACTCAAGGCAGAAGCGCGAGAAGAAACGTACTTCCCAGAGAAATATAAGAAGACAAAACAGGTCACGTTACGAGCATGGATTGCTCGCCATCTTGAGGGTTGTTCGAATCGAAGCGTGGCTAATTCACGACGGCATGGCCGTTTTTGGTCACTGTTGCTTGGGAATCGAACCCTGCGGGACATCTCTACGGAAGACCTACGGCGGATTCAGGCACAACTGAAGGCACGTTACGACTTGAAGAAGGCTAACGGAACCCGGCGCAAGGCTCCACCGACTATCAATAGATATTTCTCCTATCTAAGGCATGTCCTCACGTTGGCGGTGAATGACGGCAAGATTGACCGCAACCCGATGAGCGGCGTGAAATTCTTTCCAGAGGCCATCAAGACCCGGTTTCTCACAGACGACGAAATTGCTCGCCTCCGCCACTTGATGGAGCCGCGAGTTTGGGAAATGGTCGCATTCGCGATTGAAACAGGGTTGCGGCGATCGGAACAGTTTAATCTCCGATGGTCGCAGATCGACATGGAGAATCGAGTCCTCAGCTTACCGATGCCCAAAGGTTCGAAAAGCCGTTATGTGCCATTGACCGACGGGGTATGTGCGCTACTCTCCAGGTGGGATTCATTCACGAAGTCCCCTTTCGTGTTTCCCGCAAAAGACCCTCTCAAACCCCTGGACGCGCGCTCATTTGTCAGATGGCACTTTGACCCAATGCTACGGCGAGCCGGAATCGTTGGCGCAAGCTGGCATTCCCTGAGGCATACGGCAGCCACCCGGCGGGTATTATCCGGCGCGAGTCTCTACGGGGTACAGCAGCTTTTAGGACACCGCGATATCAAAACGACGGCGAGGTACAGCCATCTGACGCCCGGCTTCATGCAGGAGACCGTAGCCAAGGGCAGCTTGTTTACTTCGCCGCTAGAAAGTCAGGCCGAAGTGCGAACCGGGAGTAAAACCGGGAGTGGTCTAAGTAAACTTGGAGGGACTGCTTCACAACCTGTTGATTTTGTGGTGCGCCCGGTTGGAATCGAACCAACGACCCTCAGCTTAGAAGGCTGA